The sequence below is a genomic window from Anaerocolumna chitinilytica.
TGATGTATATGAAGAAGAAACAGAATTCTTCTATGAAGATTTGTCCGGTGAGATTATAAAGGATGACATTCTTTCAGGATTAATTTCAATGCCGAATGTCATTGTAACTTCCCATCAGGCATTTTTGACAAAAGAAGCTCTTAGCAATATTGCAGAAGTGACTCTTCAAAACATAAAAGCTTTTGTCTCAGGGGAAGGTCTTCCCAATGAAATTTGTTATCGTTGTACAAAAATTGACCATTGTGACAAGAACGAAAAGAACAGATGCTTCTAAATCAAGGTTGTAATCAATTTCATTTTATGCTATAATTTAGGTGCTTTATACAATAGTTAAATAGATAGAAAACAAATTGAAGGAGGTGTTTTACATGAAGTACGAGTGTCCTTGCGGTTATATTTATGATCCTGAAACAGGTGATCCTGATGGTGGTATTGCACCCGGAACTGCATGGGAGGATATTCCGGAAGATTGGGTATGCCCTGTATGTGGTTTAAGCAAAGATTCATTTACACCAATTGATTAATTGACATAGGAAAAAGAGCCCTTGCTTGCTATAAGTATGTGCTCTTTTTTTCAATGTGTATAAACCTGTGCGAATGAAAAATTGATAGAGAAAGGATGCCTCAATATGGCAGCGGTGCA
It includes:
- the rd gene encoding rubredoxin, producing MKYECPCGYIYDPETGDPDGGIAPGTAWEDIPEDWVCPVCGLSKDSFTPID